In Carya illinoinensis cultivar Pawnee chromosome 7, C.illinoinensisPawnee_v1, whole genome shotgun sequence, the following are encoded in one genomic region:
- the LOC122316209 gene encoding uncharacterized protein LOC122316209, whose amino-acid sequence MDKSWMQITDRFGSREYAKGVKDFLTLAQTYATSEEIRCPCIRCSNNYFLPITQVERHLFIKGIDKNYTTWIFHGEEEDVIISDDYDNVHDPDEEDDFIDDVDVMLRDIRAAGFPDVPISDSFHAAGSTSVDTFSSQTFDQLLADSRRPLYEGCTKYSKLSFTVKLLHIKTLGGWSVKSFDMLLHLLKSAFPNALLPNSYQESHNLEKGLGFTYTKIHVCPNDCILYWRENVDKDECPKCKLSRWKFSNTKKRRIPQKVLRHFPLKPRLQRLFMSQKTSVDMRWHKDQRVMQQDILSHPADSEVWTTFDQKHAWFAEDPRNVRLGLASDGFNPFNNLAKPYSVWPVILVPYNLPPWLCMKDPFFITSLLILGPRSPGNEIDVYLEPLIDELIDLWDNGVDTYDAKAKETFRLHAALLWTINDFPAYGNLSGWSTKGKMACPSCKEETDSMWLTYSRKHCYMGHRQFLPPGHIWRKKKTIFNGSAEHRDPPTIYSGEDVLIQLQNIPDANFGKSIKKRKRTTEEFNWTKKSIFFQLPYWSTIKIRHNLDVMHIEKNICDNILGTLMNISGKTKDHPNARRDLSTLNTREELHLIQDGQRISMPQACYTLYGAERTGFCNWLHGVKFPDAFASNIARCVSVSDCKISGMKSHDCHIFMQRLLPIAISGYLRQDVRLALTELSTFFKELCARTCKKEVLERLQTDIVVILCKLEMIFPPTFFDIMIQSS is encoded by the exons ATGGACAAGAGTTGGATGCAAATCACTGATAGATTTGGATCTAGGGAATATGCTAAAGGAGTGAAGGATTTCCTTACCTTGGCCCAAACTTATGCTACAAGTGAGGAAATTCGTTGCCCATGTATCAGATGTTCAAATAATTACTTCCTACCAATAACCCAAGTAGAGAGACACTTGTTTattaaaggtattgacaagaatTACACGACGTGGATTTTTCatggtgaagaagaagatgtaaTCATAAGTGATGATTATGATAATGTGCATGATCCTGATGAAGAGGATGACTTCATTGATGATGTTGATGTTATGTTACGAGATATTCGGGCTGCCGGATTTCCTGATGTTCCCATAAGTGATTCATTCCATGCTGCGGGTTCCACATCGGTCGATACCTTTTCATCTCAGACTTTTGACCAACTGTTGGCTGATTCCCGGCGTCCTCTTTATGAAGGTTGTACAAAGTATTCTAAACTATCATTCACTGTCAAGTTGCTGcacattaaaacacttggtggTTGGAGTGTAAAGTCTTTCGACATGCTTTTACACTTGTTGAAGTCGGCTTTTCCCAATGCCCTTTTGCCAAACTCATATCAAGAATCACATAACTTGGAAAAAGGGCTGGGCTTTACTTACACCAAGATACATGTTTGTCCAAATGACTGCATACTTTATTGGAGAGAAAATGTGGATAAAGATGAATGCCCAAAATGTAAACTTTCAAGGTGGAAATTCAGCAACACTAAGAAGAGGCGAATTCCTCAAAAGGTTTTAAGACATTTTCCATTGAAGCCAAGGTTGCAGAGATTGTTTATGTCACAAAAAACATCAGTTGATATGAGGTGGCACAAGGATCAGCGTGTCATGCAGCAAGATATTCTAAGtcatcctgctgactctgagGTGTGGACGACATTTGATCAAAAGCATGCTTGGTTTGCAGAAGATCCAAGAAATGTCAGGCTTGGTTTAGCTAGCGATGGTTTcaacccatttaataatttggctaagccTTATAGCGTATGGCCAGTGATTCTTGTCCCTTACAACTTACCTCCGTGGTTGTGCATGAAGGATCCATTTTTTATCACTTCACTCTTGATTCTTGGACCAagatcaccaggaaatgaaatcgATGTCTATCTTGAACCTTTGATAGATGAATTGATTGATCTATGGGATAATGGTGTTGATACATACGATGCAAAGGCCAAAGAGACTTTCAGATTGCATGCAGCATTGCTATGGACAATTAATGACTTTCCTGCTTATGGAAACCTCTCCGggtggagtactaaggggaagatGGCATGTCCATCGTGCAAGGAAGAAACAGATTCGATGTGGTTGACATATAGCCGAAAGCATTGTTACATGGGTCATCGCCAATTCTTGCCACCGGGCCACatctggagaaagaaaaagactatTTTTAATGGCAGTGCAGAGCATCGTGACCCACCTACAATTTATTCAGGAGAAGATGTACTCATTCAACTCCAAAATATTCCTGATGCAAATTTTGGCAAAtccataaagaaaagaaagcgtaCCACAGAGGAGTTCAATTGGACCAAGAAAAGTATCTTCTTTCAATTGCCATATTGGTCAACTATAAAGAttagacataatctagatgtaATGCACATTGAGAAGAACATATGTGACAACATCTTAGGAACTTTGATGAATATCTCTGGCAAAACTAAAGATCATCCTAATGCACGTCGTGACCTTTCCACTCTCAATACAAGGGAGGAGTTACACCTTATTCAGGATGGACAACGCATTAGTATGCCACAAGCATGTTATACGTTGTATGGAGCTGAGCGGACTGGTTTTTGTAATTGGTTGCACGGTGTGAAATTCCCAGATGCCTTCGCTTCAAACATTGCCAGATGTGTTAGTGTAAGTGACTGCAAAATATCGgggatgaaaagtcatgattgccaTATTTTCATGCAAAGATTACTTCCTATTGCAATTTCTGGATACTTACGCCAAGATGTACGGTTGGCACTAACTGAGCTAAGCACTTTCTTCAAAGAATTGTGTGCTAGAACATGTAAGAAGGAAGTCTTAGAGCGGCTTCAGACTGATATCGTCGTTATTCTTTGcaagcttgagatgatttttccgCCTACCTTTTTCGACATAATG ATTCAATCCTCCTGA